From Bdellovibrionales bacterium, one genomic window encodes:
- a CDS encoding class II aldolase/adducin family protein: protein MKSDILVIKKAIVKYCQLLHKKNMLAAADGNVSYRINDSYILITPSGMPKAFIKPEDIAVIDLANNVIEGKPSGERQMHLEVYRKCEQARAIVHAHPPTAIAWSVAFPELEELPSECLSEVILAAGKIPMVPYARPGGISMGTNLHPFLPQCRAMILSRHGALTWGESLMEAYSGMERVEHSAEILYKAQTMGQLTRLPKDEVEALREMRKQMGERLL from the coding sequence ATGAAATCCGACATCTTAGTCATTAAAAAAGCGATCGTTAAATACTGTCAGCTTCTCCACAAGAAAAACATGCTGGCCGCGGCGGATGGCAATGTGAGCTATCGTATTAACGATAGCTATATCCTTATTACTCCGTCGGGAATGCCAAAAGCTTTTATTAAGCCGGAAGACATTGCGGTGATTGATCTCGCCAATAACGTGATTGAAGGGAAGCCTTCCGGCGAACGGCAAATGCATTTGGAAGTCTACCGAAAGTGCGAACAGGCCCGCGCCATTGTTCACGCTCATCCTCCCACGGCCATCGCGTGGAGTGTGGCGTTTCCTGAACTCGAGGAGCTTCCCTCGGAGTGTTTATCAGAAGTCATATTAGCTGCTGGAAAAATTCCAATGGTTCCCTACGCACGACCGGGTGGAATTAGCATGGGAACAAATCTCCATCCCTTTTTACCTCAGTGCCGGGCCATGATTCTGAGTCGTCACGGAGCTCTCACTTGGGGCGAAAGCCTGATGGAAGCCTATAGTGGCATGGAGCGAGTGGAGCATTCGGCAGAAATTTTATATAAAGCTCAAACGATGGGTCAACTGACACGCCTTCCGAAGGATGAGGTAGAGGCCCTAAGAGAAATGCGAAAACAAATGGGAGAGAGATTGTTATGA
- a CDS encoding TIGR01212 family radical SAM protein (This family includes YhcC from E. coli K-12, an uncharacterized radical SAM protein.), whose protein sequence is MLFGNEQLPYNPISQFYKSTFGEKVFKVPVALADDCPNRRGLKGMETCIFCDEYGSFAYPQNQKETLRKQIVEHREKVAERFNSKKFLVYFQAYTTTFNQLQKIKDAFEIALSFDEMVGIVVGTRPDCLSPALLNLWHETSQKTFLSVEIGAQSFDDKQLEWMKRGHTAEQTIKGVERIRQHCPDVTLGLHLMFGWPGETVADVIHAAKMCNELKVNNVKLHNLHVLKNTPLEKMFFAEEFTPIEFEPYCELVAAFLAHLSPDIYVHRLIALASRWDELIAPEWTRYKMTNYQKVIEYLRDKNITQGQHEIRHLSH, encoded by the coding sequence ATGCTTTTTGGCAATGAACAGCTCCCTTATAACCCGATTTCCCAATTTTACAAATCGACCTTTGGGGAAAAGGTTTTTAAAGTGCCCGTGGCTCTTGCCGACGATTGTCCCAATCGTCGCGGTCTTAAAGGGATGGAGACGTGTATCTTTTGCGACGAATACGGATCCTTCGCCTATCCCCAGAACCAAAAAGAAACTTTAAGAAAACAAATTGTCGAACATCGCGAAAAAGTCGCCGAGCGATTTAATTCCAAAAAGTTCCTCGTTTATTTTCAAGCGTACACCACCACATTTAATCAACTGCAAAAAATTAAAGATGCTTTTGAGATTGCTTTGAGTTTTGACGAAATGGTCGGAATTGTCGTTGGAACTCGCCCTGACTGTTTATCCCCAGCGCTCTTAAATCTTTGGCACGAAACCAGTCAAAAGACTTTCTTGAGTGTAGAGATTGGCGCCCAAAGTTTTGATGATAAACAGTTGGAATGGATGAAGCGGGGGCATACGGCGGAACAAACCATTAAGGGTGTGGAGCGCATTCGCCAGCATTGTCCCGATGTCACATTGGGATTGCATTTGATGTTCGGTTGGCCTGGAGAAACCGTGGCCGACGTGATTCACGCAGCGAAGATGTGTAACGAGCTTAAGGTCAATAATGTGAAGCTCCATAATCTTCACGTCCTTAAGAACACTCCTCTTGAAAAAATGTTCTTCGCCGAAGAGTTTACTCCGATTGAATTTGAGCCGTACTGCGAACTCGTCGCCGCGTTTTTGGCGCATCTTTCTCCCGACATCTATGTTCATCGTCTTATTGCTCTAGCCTCTCGCTGGGACGAGTTGATTGCGCCGGAGTGGACTCGATATAAAATGACCAATTACCAGAAGGTCATTGAATACCTCAGGGATAAAAACATCACCCAAGGACAACATGAAATCCGACATCTTAGTCATTAA
- a CDS encoding endonuclease/exonuclease/phosphatase family protein, which yields MRNFWAAAPICAMIFTSSLRMNEGLMDQYGQGKTELIQVEKTYSLVTWNIYKNKQYGALEDLAKLITENDFVLLQEFLLDASQKSLIDATLDYQWSFAKSFADAGQWTGVATVSKHQAVEAFALKSPKTEPVTNTPKMSMIAKYGLQNGEVLMVANLHGLNFDLSNASFKSQIDAVMIELRQHVGPLIFAGDFNTWNNDRRAHLFKRMQEIQMERVPLENPIGIFKQTLDHIFVRGVKLVDSLLLDQIESSDHAPLKIEFTLQ from the coding sequence ATGAGAAATTTTTGGGCGGCAGCACCGATATGTGCGATGATTTTTACGTCGTCGCTGCGGATGAACGAGGGGCTCATGGATCAATACGGACAAGGTAAAACAGAACTGATCCAGGTGGAAAAAACCTACTCTCTCGTCACATGGAACATTTATAAGAATAAACAGTACGGAGCACTCGAAGATTTGGCGAAGCTCATTACGGAGAACGACTTTGTGCTGTTGCAAGAGTTTCTCTTAGATGCTTCTCAAAAATCACTGATCGATGCGACGTTGGATTATCAATGGAGCTTTGCTAAAAGTTTTGCTGATGCCGGCCAGTGGACGGGAGTAGCTACAGTTTCTAAACATCAGGCGGTAGAAGCTTTTGCTCTGAAAAGTCCAAAGACAGAGCCAGTGACGAATACACCGAAGATGTCGATGATTGCAAAGTACGGCTTACAGAACGGCGAAGTTCTTATGGTGGCGAACCTTCACGGTTTAAATTTCGACCTCAGCAATGCTTCATTCAAATCGCAGATCGATGCGGTGATGATTGAGTTGCGTCAACATGTGGGTCCATTGATTTTTGCGGGAGACTTTAATACTTGGAATAACGATCGGCGCGCCCATCTCTTTAAACGCATGCAAGAGATCCAAATGGAGCGCGTCCCGCTCGAAAATCCCATTGGAATATTTAAGCAAACCTTGGATCATATCTTCGTTAGGGGAGTGAAGTTGGTGGATAGCCTTCTTTTAGATCAGATCGAAAGCTCTGACCACGCTCCATTAAAAATTGAATTCACTCTCCAATAA
- a CDS encoding DUF4442 domain-containing protein, producing MINVKDYIPENAFHTLQMRAFGLLKIPLLFLTSPRVVRLTDTTCEVEIPFRKIVKNHLGSMYFGALAIGADTCVGYLAFHQIKKSQKNVQLVFKDFKADFIKRSEHDTYFICEAGEIITQAVEEAIQSGDRVNTTIPARAEANGETVAEFALTLSLKLK from the coding sequence ATGATTAATGTCAAAGATTACATCCCCGAAAACGCATTTCACACCCTTCAAATGCGAGCCTTTGGCTTACTTAAAATTCCGTTACTGTTTTTGACATCTCCGCGCGTGGTTCGACTCACTGACACGACCTGCGAAGTGGAAATTCCTTTTCGCAAGATCGTTAAAAACCATTTAGGCAGTATGTACTTTGGGGCGTTGGCCATCGGCGCAGACACGTGTGTCGGCTACCTCGCCTTCCACCAGATTAAAAAGTCCCAAAAAAACGTACAGCTCGTGTTTAAAGATTTTAAGGCCGATTTTATTAAGCGCTCGGAACATGACACCTATTTCATTTGCGAGGCGGGAGAAATCATCACTCAGGCTGTGGAAGAGGCCATTCAGTCCGGAGATAGAGTCAATACAACTATCCCGGCGCGAGCGGAAGCCAACGGGGAAACTGTCGCTGAATTTGCCTTAACCCTCTCTCTCAAACTCAAATAA
- a CDS encoding nitronate monooxygenase produces the protein MNELNPISTPLTKMFNMKYPIIGAPMFLVSDQNMVVAVGNAGGLGAVPALNYRPIEKYREALQEIKKRTQGPFGINIIVQKSNKYQDQHIDIALEEGVPLIITSLGSPKLVIERAQGTSTKVFCDVVGLKHAKKVADIGAHGLIAVGSGAGGHGGDTSLFALIPYLKKHIDLPLVAAGSISDGKGLLAALALGADGVYMGTRMIASQEAKVSSDYKKAIVHAGTDDIVNTDRVDGFPGNFIRTPLLEKVLKPNFIDNVLSQNARVKRMISLLRAGKVLFGTDKNKLSYNNVFSAGHGAGNIDSVLTIEEIIQNTVREYHQLKSKLP, from the coding sequence ATGAACGAATTAAATCCCATCTCTACCCCACTTACAAAAATGTTTAACATGAAGTATCCCATCATCGGCGCACCCATGTTTTTAGTGAGCGATCAAAATATGGTGGTCGCGGTGGGAAATGCCGGCGGCTTGGGGGCCGTTCCCGCTCTCAATTATCGACCCATCGAAAAGTATCGCGAAGCTTTACAAGAAATTAAAAAAAGAACTCAAGGGCCCTTCGGAATCAATATTATCGTACAAAAGTCCAACAAGTATCAGGATCAGCATATTGATATCGCCCTCGAAGAAGGTGTACCGCTGATTATTACCTCTCTCGGGAGCCCCAAATTAGTGATTGAACGGGCTCAAGGTACATCTACAAAAGTGTTTTGCGATGTGGTCGGCCTTAAGCACGCCAAAAAGGTGGCGGACATCGGTGCCCACGGGCTTATCGCCGTGGGTAGCGGCGCGGGTGGACACGGGGGAGACACCTCCCTTTTTGCACTGATTCCTTATCTCAAAAAACACATTGATCTGCCCCTGGTCGCCGCCGGGAGTATCTCCGACGGAAAAGGTCTTTTGGCAGCACTCGCTTTAGGAGCTGATGGCGTGTACATGGGCACACGCATGATTGCCTCCCAAGAAGCCAAAGTCTCTAGTGATTATAAAAAGGCGATCGTTCATGCGGGCACTGATGACATCGTCAACACCGATCGTGTCGACGGCTTCCCCGGAAACTTTATTCGCACACCCTTGCTGGAAAAAGTCTTAAAACCCAACTTTATTGACAATGTCCTTAGCCAAAATGCGCGGGTGAAACGGATGATCTCCCTTTTGCGCGCCGGAAAAGTGCTCTTTGGAACCGATAAAAACAAACTCTCCTACAACAATGTATTTTCCGCAGGGCATGGTGCAGGCAATATTGATTCCGTACTGACGATTGAAGAGATCATTCAAAACACAGTCCGAGAGTACCATCAGCTTAAGAGTAAATTGCCTTAA